From a region of the Hyalangium minutum genome:
- a CDS encoding polyketide synthase: protein MPSVRQESIAIIGAGCVLPDAPDVPTFWRNLQAGHVAVRQLSGARWEWSEYGSEDPGAPERTYSFLGAPVEGLQLDWKKFKVPPIEKRLLHSIELMVLEAAHQAMTSAGYTPDRVFGRDRVAVIAGSSGMGRKSNLGFNTKWRLPELLRAARQTQAWKGLSAEQAGQVARELQEEFVQQQIDNSDDWAFWGFMSPVLGRVCSIFDLHGPHFCVDAHAASGLAAMETAVQGLMSGEWDMALVGAASPALSPMEYVLHSKLRRLSTRGVFPLDARADGTALGEGAVMFLLKPLEAALREGDPIQAVLRGVGGVSRGAGPVLTATDPQAHQRAAVESLRRADVAVDSVSYLETGATGLPTWDAHLVTGLSGAYQGAKQVSVGAVSESVGDLQSASSLAAMLKVILMLRERTLVPQRSFQTQHPSLALQGTPFHVNKELAWPAPGRRRAAIHAAGLGGVAYHAVVEEYVPEAPRPSVAVSAPRSRAEPIAIVGLSCRYPGAPNPSALWDNTLQGRSAVRDIPETLLPVSLYHDATRKWVGGRDAYFRMYLPKAALVEDPPFPFAEFGIPPSAVAQMDMSQRWTLEVARAAVGDAGYGPQRALPSERTAVIVATTPGNRQEIGVETQLAYPEFARIYRQVLLRAGVAADVAERFLSETRQAFQGQQSPITSETLPGILNSAPATRVARALDTRGPSFTVESACASTLTALSLAIQGLRDGRWDVAVVGGVWSQITVPFCVNMCFVGAISPKGQTRPFSNEADGFVHGEGCGIFVLKRLSDAQRDADRIYALIQGMGGATDGRGKSIFASQEQGQELAMRRALQDSGVEPASIQYVEAHGTGMLEGDLPEAGALLKVYGRRDRPVTVGALKPLIGHSYIASAGAAVIRAVLALQRGVLPPLFTGPSLNPHLAACEGQLDFRREPSRWQVEGGPRRAAVNAYGFGGTNYHLILEEYRGTL, encoded by the coding sequence GTCAGGAGTCCATCGCCATCATTGGAGCGGGGTGCGTGCTGCCAGATGCCCCCGACGTGCCCACGTTCTGGCGCAACCTGCAGGCGGGGCACGTGGCCGTCCGCCAGCTGTCGGGGGCACGCTGGGAGTGGAGCGAGTATGGCAGCGAGGACCCGGGCGCGCCCGAGCGCACGTACTCCTTCCTGGGGGCCCCCGTCGAAGGGCTGCAGCTCGACTGGAAGAAGTTCAAGGTCCCTCCCATCGAGAAGCGGCTGCTGCATAGCATCGAGCTGATGGTGCTCGAGGCCGCCCACCAGGCGATGACGAGCGCGGGCTACACCCCGGATCGGGTGTTCGGGCGGGACCGGGTCGCGGTGATTGCTGGCTCCAGTGGAATGGGCCGCAAGAGCAACCTGGGCTTCAACACCAAGTGGCGGCTGCCCGAGTTGCTGCGCGCCGCGCGTCAGACCCAGGCTTGGAAGGGGCTCTCCGCGGAGCAGGCCGGACAGGTCGCCCGGGAGCTCCAGGAGGAGTTCGTCCAGCAGCAGATCGACAACTCGGACGACTGGGCCTTCTGGGGGTTCATGAGCCCGGTGCTGGGCCGCGTGTGCAGCATCTTCGATCTGCACGGGCCCCACTTCTGCGTGGATGCCCATGCCGCGTCGGGGCTGGCCGCCATGGAGACCGCGGTCCAGGGATTGATGAGCGGCGAGTGGGACATGGCCCTTGTGGGCGCAGCCAGTCCGGCCCTGTCCCCCATGGAGTACGTGCTCCACAGCAAGCTGCGCCGGCTCTCGACGCGTGGCGTGTTCCCGCTGGATGCCAGGGCAGACGGGACCGCGCTCGGAGAAGGCGCCGTGATGTTCCTGCTCAAGCCGCTGGAGGCCGCGCTGCGGGAGGGTGATCCCATCCAGGCGGTGCTCCGAGGCGTGGGCGGCGTGAGCCGGGGCGCGGGCCCTGTCCTGACGGCGACGGACCCCCAGGCGCATCAGCGGGCGGCGGTGGAATCGCTCCGGCGCGCCGACGTCGCTGTCGACTCGGTCTCCTACCTGGAGACGGGCGCGACGGGCCTCCCGACGTGGGATGCCCACCTCGTCACGGGGCTGTCAGGCGCGTACCAGGGTGCCAAGCAGGTGTCGGTTGGCGCCGTCTCGGAGTCGGTGGGCGACCTCCAGAGCGCGTCGAGCTTGGCGGCGATGCTCAAGGTCATCCTGATGCTGCGGGAGAGGACTCTCGTTCCCCAGCGGTCCTTTCAGACGCAGCACCCGTCCCTCGCGCTTCAGGGCACTCCCTTTCACGTCAACAAGGAGCTGGCTTGGCCGGCGCCTGGCCGGCGCCGGGCAGCCATCCATGCCGCGGGTCTCGGAGGCGTCGCCTACCATGCGGTGGTGGAGGAGTACGTGCCGGAGGCCCCACGGCCCTCCGTCGCTGTCTCCGCACCCCGCTCCCGCGCGGAGCCGATCGCCATCGTGGGGCTCTCGTGCAGGTACCCTGGCGCGCCCAACCCCTCGGCTCTCTGGGACAACACGCTCCAGGGGCGCTCCGCAGTGAGGGACATTCCCGAGACACTTTTGCCCGTGTCGCTCTACCACGACGCCACGCGGAAATGGGTCGGCGGGCGGGACGCCTATTTCCGGATGTATCTGCCCAAGGCTGCTTTGGTGGAGGACCCTCCCTTTCCCTTCGCGGAGTTCGGCATCCCGCCGAGCGCGGTCGCCCAGATGGACATGTCCCAGCGCTGGACCCTGGAGGTGGCCAGGGCCGCGGTGGGGGACGCGGGATATGGGCCTCAACGCGCGCTGCCCTCGGAGCGCACGGCCGTCATCGTGGCCACCACGCCAGGCAATCGCCAGGAGATTGGGGTCGAGACGCAGCTGGCCTATCCGGAGTTCGCGAGGATCTACCGCCAGGTCCTCCTGCGCGCGGGGGTGGCCGCTGACGTGGCGGAGCGCTTCCTCTCGGAGACCCGTCAGGCCTTCCAGGGCCAGCAATCGCCCATCACCTCCGAGACACTTCCCGGCATCCTCAACAGCGCCCCGGCCACGCGCGTGGCCCGGGCCCTGGACACACGTGGGCCCTCCTTCACGGTGGAGTCTGCCTGTGCGTCGACGCTCACCGCGCTGAGCCTGGCCATTCAGGGACTGCGTGACGGCAGGTGGGACGTGGCGGTGGTCGGCGGGGTGTGGTCGCAGATCACCGTGCCCTTCTGCGTGAACATGTGCTTCGTCGGGGCCATCTCTCCGAAGGGGCAGACCCGGCCTTTCTCCAATGAGGCGGATGGGTTCGTTCACGGCGAGGGCTGCGGCATCTTCGTGCTGAAGCGGCTCTCGGACGCCCAGCGGGACGCGGATCGCATCTACGCCTTGATCCAGGGAATGGGAGGGGCGACGGACGGACGGGGCAAGTCCATCTTCGCGAGCCAGGAGCAGGGGCAGGAATTGGCGATGCGGCGCGCCCTCCAGGACAGCGGCGTCGAGCCGGCGAGCATCCAGTACGTCGAAGCGCACGGGACCGGCATGCTGGAAGGGGACCTGCCCGAGGCGGGGGCCCTGCTCAAGGTCTACGGCAGGAGGGACCGTCCCGTGACGGTTGGCGCGCTCAAGCCGCTGATCGGCCATTCCTACATCGCGTCCGCCGGGGCTGCCGTCATCCGCGCCGTGCTCGCGCTCCAGCGGGGCGTCCTTCCGCCCCTCTTCACGGGGCCCTCGCTGAACCCACACCTTGCCGCCTGTGAGGGCCAGCTGGACTTCCGCCGCGAGCCGAGCCGTTGGCAGGTGGAAGGCGGGCCCCGCCGTGCGGCCGTCAATGCGTATGGATTTGGCGGGACCAACTACCACCTCATCCTCGAAGAGTACCGTGGAACCCTGTGA
- a CDS encoding polyketide synthase dehydratase domain-containing protein, with protein sequence MMGEEPRLGGGVVSDGSWRFDRMVDVQSDPYLLDHVVEGQPVFPAAYLVGLMTQSAHRVLPRCQVLGVRNVRFVQAARFKDRQALQFSVTAECVEPDRIAVGISSSMDPPRAGFPRIHRTHASGDVRMGERVEQPARFQRLDFSGASDYAELYRLPREIQHGPAFLAGLRYRRPAPDQLLAVVAPPGRSELGWQPDPDAPGWPATLLNAILHVAFSLGVLARERTVLPLELASGELHAIPRGEVQVFARRTAAEEGKQTFHVASWDTQGRPVALFRGFAVQEVP encoded by the coding sequence ATGATGGGTGAGGAACCGAGGCTCGGTGGCGGGGTGGTCTCCGATGGGAGCTGGCGCTTCGATCGCATGGTCGACGTCCAGTCGGATCCGTACCTGCTGGACCATGTCGTCGAAGGGCAGCCGGTGTTTCCCGCCGCGTACCTGGTGGGCCTCATGACGCAGTCGGCCCACCGTGTGCTGCCACGGTGCCAGGTGCTGGGGGTCCGCAACGTGCGCTTCGTGCAGGCGGCCCGGTTCAAGGACCGGCAGGCCCTCCAGTTCTCGGTCACGGCGGAGTGCGTGGAGCCGGATCGCATCGCCGTTGGCATCTCCTCCAGCATGGACCCGCCTCGCGCGGGGTTCCCCCGCATTCACAGGACGCATGCCAGTGGGGACGTGCGGATGGGAGAGCGCGTGGAGCAGCCCGCGCGCTTCCAGCGGTTGGACTTCTCCGGCGCCTCGGATTACGCGGAGCTGTACCGGCTGCCTCGCGAGATTCAGCACGGGCCCGCCTTCCTCGCGGGGCTGCGGTACCGCCGCCCGGCACCGGATCAGCTCCTCGCGGTCGTCGCGCCTCCGGGCCGCTCGGAGCTCGGGTGGCAACCGGACCCGGATGCGCCGGGGTGGCCTGCCACGCTGCTCAACGCCATCCTCCATGTCGCGTTCTCCCTCGGGGTGCTGGCCCGGGAGCGAACCGTCCTCCCGTTGGAGTTGGCGTCCGGTGAGCTGCACGCGATTCCGCGCGGAGAGGTCCAGGTGTTCGCGCGGAGGACGGCCGCCGAGGAGGGCAAGCAGACCTTCCACGTGGCCTCGTGGGATACGCAGGGACGGCCCGTCGCCCTCTTTCGGGGGTTCGCCGTGCAGGAGGTGCCGTGA
- a CDS encoding 4'-phosphopantetheinyl transferase family protein gives MEPCDFTLEAEEGSLVEPVAVVLPGGQRITFVVVPLTSVRRAWAAHPGGPISRVLTQAELAVSGMHAVVERRMAHLAGRIAAKFALIAHLGAQGHPLEARDLGLTQMMAGPEEGRPVAQLPAGVPACDVSITHSHALALAVVTSGGRVGVDLERVAPRAAAFQEEVFTPVERVWFEHQGRLQGRTPDEMWSLGWCLKEAWVKCTGQGLRAALQQVSFSGWTELGGRDVHLAPLTEGPDAFVRFIHLELSERRETGVTGLVALGQGYALAALHDAREPGAVST, from the coding sequence GTGGAACCCTGTGACTTCACGTTGGAGGCGGAGGAGGGCTCGCTGGTCGAGCCCGTCGCCGTGGTGCTGCCTGGAGGCCAGCGCATCACCTTCGTGGTGGTGCCGCTGACCTCCGTGCGCCGGGCCTGGGCGGCGCACCCGGGCGGCCCGATCTCACGGGTCCTCACCCAGGCAGAGCTCGCCGTGAGCGGGATGCACGCGGTGGTCGAGCGGAGGATGGCGCACCTCGCGGGCCGCATCGCCGCGAAGTTCGCGCTGATCGCGCATCTGGGCGCCCAGGGACACCCCCTGGAGGCCCGGGACCTGGGGCTCACTCAGATGATGGCGGGCCCTGAGGAGGGGCGGCCCGTGGCCCAGCTTCCCGCCGGGGTGCCTGCTTGCGACGTGTCGATCACTCATTCGCACGCGCTGGCGCTGGCGGTGGTGACGAGCGGGGGACGGGTAGGGGTGGACCTGGAGCGCGTCGCGCCTCGGGCGGCCGCGTTCCAGGAGGAGGTGTTCACTCCGGTCGAGCGGGTGTGGTTCGAGCACCAGGGGCGGCTCCAGGGGCGGACGCCAGATGAGATGTGGAGCTTGGGCTGGTGTCTCAAGGAGGCCTGGGTGAAGTGCACGGGACAGGGCCTGAGGGCCGCGCTTCAGCAGGTGTCCTTCTCGGGGTGGACGGAGCTGGGGGGGAGAGACGTGCACCTCGCCCCACTGACGGAGGGGCCAGACGCCTTTGTCCGGTTCATCCACCTGGAGCTTTCGGAGCGCCGCGAGACGGGTGTCACGGGCTTGGTGGCGCTGGGCCAGGGGTATGCGCTGGCAGCCCTGCACGACGCGCGTGAACCTGGGGCGGTATCGACATGA